The nucleotide window TGCAAAAGCACTGCTATCCATTCGAGTGACCTGTGTAATCATGAAGATGTGCCCGTCTCTGTCCTCTTCCTCCTATATGATCGCTATGCCACGTTGTCTGTCCTCGATTATTGTTGCTCACATTAGAGATAAGGCTGCATTGTCATTAGATGGTAACGTAGTAGATAAGGTCGATGGAGCTGAAACACGTAACACTTTGGTAAACACATCTGACAATGATGGAACCTTTTCACTTTCAAGGAGTTGGGTTGTGACCGGTTCCAAGTATGAACGAACTGTGGCAAGGAACAAAGTGACCCCAATTTCTTCTCTCTGTGCTATTGTTGGGCAATATCTTgagtgaatgggtggtgtggtTTCCACTCGTAAAAAAACCCATGAAACCTAGCACCGTGTTCATGGAGGTTCTCACATTGCCCCATCGTCCAAAACTCCTTGAGAATATCATACAATTGctaaatatttttcttatttgagtACATTCTTTTAAGGTGTTTCTTACCTCTTTAGCACTTTTATCatacatatgttatgatcaacgTTTCTTCCATACTATAGATGAGCCAACTCATCACTTGACAATTATTCTCTTTCCACTAAGAGTATGTGTTAGATTCTTCATTATGCCTGTCATTGGTTAAGTGCCTCAATTTCCTCTTTGATCGTAGAAAACTTTTGACGGATTGGGCCCAGGGCAACAAGTTACCAACTCCTCTTAGCTTCATTGATGTGATATGTTGATTGTCAGTTTTGGGCTCTTGTTTCAAATCCATCATGCAATTAATCAAGAAGTGTAGGATGTGTTGAACGATGATAATCAAAACACAGGGAGGACACAATTGATCAACGTCATCTAAAACCCAAACAAAGAAGTAGTGTTGTGTGGACCATTTTCTTTGGGAAAAAAAGTTTCAGCGCTGTTGCTGACACATAGAACTGGAAAGATAGCAATGACGTCTAACAATCTTCATACGCAGATTTAATCTAATCCCTGTTTGACAATCAAGATTTCAACACCACAATGGATCCATTGATCCTACACAATCATGATCTGGTTTTCACGCCAGATCCGAATTGATGCAGGGGCATTTTGGTGTGATTCTAAGGATGCACTGTATCTCTACGTTGGGGTGAAGTGGCCCACGAGGTGGGGTCTGTGAGATGCATAATGGCCAcggggtggggcctactgtgggaCCATGTGAATCAGGGACTTGTGCGAAGCGGGGGTTGCCCAAAGGGAGATCTCGCCTGGGTTTGCATGGGAGAGCCTGTGTATAGTGATAAACCGGTCCTTCCCCATCAgctttggagcttttggtgcatTGGTCGATTGTCTGCTATCATGAATCCAACTGGTCGAAAAACAACATGAGAATCACATAAATTTTTACAGCTTCATGTGGTTGACTTAGAGAACCCAATTGCTtctccaaattttaaaaaaagaaaaagaaaaagaggggaagagaGCGGATTGTGTTTACTAGATCAAAACGACTGATTGTGATCCCCCTTCAAACAAGCAAGATCTAACGGTTTTGAGAATCGCAACGTCCCTGGTTAAGATCAATGCTCTGGTACCATGTAAAAGAGCATGTAGATGGAAGAAGAGGTGAGGGGTGTTGAATGTCGAGATACaattagaagaagaaaaacatggaagagagagagagagagagagagagagagagagagagagagagaggacgtgtTAGGGTTTACGCATTCTGCCTTTGCTTTATTAAAAAGAGAATATACACACCAGCCCACTGGCAAtgtgttctgtaacggtaacggtggccgtaatggccaacACTGTTACCTTTATAATGcgggtcgtaacggctgttatggccctcgtaacggccgttacagtctcttttttaattgaaaaaaatccTGAATAACATGtatttgccccgtaatgttgattaaaaagtatggaaaacttatatttgccccataacagacaattacggggctgttatggcctttataaggGACGTAATGTGTTGTTAACAGCAATTACATCTCATTTTgtttccataatggctgttatggccgttatgaccccataacatgtaacggttgccaccattacctttacgtaatggcctttacggcacaccatgcccACTGGGCCCAATGGCAAAAGCAAGTATGGATCAGCCCACAATGATTTTCATAATGTCTTTTACAACCCACACATCTACCTTACTCTACCTTCACAAAACTTAGAGTTGGAATTATAATAATGCGTATGTGACTTGGACATTGAGGTTTTTAAAGGCTGGATTCCTCTCTGCTATTGTTTATTGGTCACTCTTCTTGCTTGTTCTTTGTTTTTCATCTATTTATGTTCCTTTTTCCTTGATTTGAAGGCTAATGAAATGCCCAAGAGATTTTGCATTCAGCATATAAGAATATCACCGAAGAGTTTCTGACATGCATCTCTCAAACTTTActgttattattttttgaaaactaAGGGTGTCAATGGGTTTGCACTCTTTGGGCCCAGCCTGTCGCTAGTTGGATCAGCCCATGGTGTTTTCTGCCTGCTCTAAACTTTAAATCCGGTTAGTACTTGTTTCGGGCTTTTGTCAGTTTATTAATTTGTCAGATTGTGTCTGGCCCAGCAAGGTAAGGGCTTATGATAATGTATATGAGCTGTATGTATATGTAATACATATGAACAGATTATTATGCATGTAGGAATTGCTTAAAACGCTGGGGTTGGACCTGACAAACTTCTAATTAGGGCTGGGTTCTGGCCTAAAAGAACTTGGCTTGTTTTGGATTAGGCCAGGCTTGTGGTCGGGCCTCGTTTCTTTGGTTCAGGCTTGGACTGACTTTCAGATGGCTGAAGCCTAGCCCCTACCGGGCACCATCTAACTCGAAGTTAATAGTGTTTTCAGTAGTGTACGCAAGTAGCGTAAGCTACAGGGTATGTAGCGTAGCGTGGATAGCATAAGCTacctgaaatctcattttttaaaagTGTCTTTCCTATTTTAGtttaacacctattttaaaatggtgatgacttatacctatgacacatgacactacattaaactaatccggaccatccaaactgTGGTCCATATCGTAGATAGAGTACTTagatcaatccggaccatccaaattgtggtctatatcatgcatttgtagagagagagagagagagagagagagagagagagagagagagagagagagagagagagatgctcacctgCACACTAGTTCTCACGAGCtatcgtgagaactttttgataACTCATCTCCTGTGATATGAGCACAAattctgaaccgtccatgtgatgcagcaccccttgcaacccccagggcccaattttaccctgatccaaaactttggtgggccatggcaaaaggaaacggTTTCCTACCTGTTGTATGTTTGGAAGTACCTGGGATTGGAGTCAAGTGGAATCAATTTCTGCAAATTGATATTCACTATTCTTGGCGGAAAAGTGGATAGCTGATATCCTGCCCAGTTGTCACCCCCACTCAAAACCAAAGCTCAGGGAGTTAAGCAAACAAGGTGGCCTCACCAATTTGAGAGTACTAACAAATGCAAGTAGCTTTGCTTACATATTCTCTTTGATGCAGTAAACCACGTGGTTTGTTGATATAAAACTGCATTTactatttgaaattttttttttttccgggttATATCTGATTGTATCTTTCTTTGTGGTTATTTAATATAAAAGATATGACTGTTTATAATGAACCTGGATGCGTGGGCAGGTTTGCAAATTCTTCCTGGAAGCAGTGGAGAAGAAACAATATGGGTGGTTTTGGGTTTGTCCAAATGGTGGTAAAGAGTGTCATTACAGGCATGCTCTTCCCCCGGGATATGTGTTAAAATCTCAAATGAAGGCCTTGTTGGAGGAAGAGACTGAAAAGATATCCATTGAAGAAGAGATTGAAAATCAGGTAATTGCCAGTCTTCCTCACTTTTGTAGGAATTCATtctatgttttgctgttttattCAAGATTAGTTACAATTTCAATCTCATAAATGGAACATCTCTTTCTGCTCTTAGCGTGCAAAAGTGGCTACTTCAACCCCGATTACTCCCGAATTGTTCATGCAATGGAGGAATAAAAAGATGGAAGAAAGGGAAGCTGGCCTTGCTGTTCTGCGGGCAGAGAGGGCTAAAAATGACCGCATGAGGTTTCTTTCCTTCTCCTGTCATTCTTcttttaggccatgtttggaaacatggattccatgccaaacaataGAAAAAGTGTTTTCCAATTGTCGTGACGATTTgagttgtttggatagcaaagggaATGGCAGATTCCATTAAGCAATCATTATACTTTTCCATAAATTGGattcttggcacaagaaactaggtAACTTTGTTGAGAGGAATATAAGACTTCCAATTGCTATCCAAGCAAGAATTCtaaaattggaatccatgtttcaatagttcCCATGGTAATCATGATTGAgcaattattatttttcttttcttttcctgtgGATTCCACTAatacaaacacgcccttagtaATTTCTCTAATTATCATATTGATTAATTTGAAACTTGCACTGCTTTTTCAGTGGGCGTGAGCTGTTTCTATCAGATGCTAGCTTGTTTGTGGATGATGCTGAGGCATATGAAAAATATCAAAGGGAAGAACAATCTGATGTCACAGAAGACAAGGTAACCAACAACATTTTCACCCCCATTTTATTTGTCCATACCTATGGGGCAATGAGCCAGGCCAAGGCAGGCATATTATTGTTGGACGTGAATTTCAACCTTAGGCCACTTATTAGTTGGGACTGACCCGTTATTGTTTACCGctcgttagatgagctggtagagacagtgtagtgtgtgtgaatGATCCAGgtttcaatccctggtagtgttacctttcaaaaaaaaaaaaaaaaaagaaaagaaaagaaaaagagagaggccTGGACACTGCTCAGGTGGGCCTCGATAGAAGATGTTGTCAGAGCCAGCTCTGGGCCCAAGCAGTCTACTAATTTGATCCTGAAATTCAGGTCGGCCAGCAATCTGGTCACAAATAAGCCTTTATGCATGCTTGGACTGGGCCTTAATCGAAGTGGTCTTTTGTACAAAGGTCCTATGCCTGCTTGGCCTGATCACAGCCTTTAGCTGGATGGGCCCTACAAACCCAATGGGACAGGCTCCCATCCATAACTCTTGGAGCAGCTATTTTGTGAGCTTAATTTCTGGCCTACCTTCGGTATTCATCtatcataacctaaatgtttaatCTTCTTTAGTTGACCAAATCTCCATGGTATTGAAGTATGTTTGATTCCTGGTATATGTGAAGTCgttattgtaaaaaaaaaaaaaccttttcctGCCTCATCTCTTGCAAATTTATGTTCCAATATCTTCTGACTTTAACAAACTGCTTTTATTAAAGAGTTTTCTGGTAGTGACCAatgtgttttaaaacattgtagCGAATTATTGCAGTCATGCTGTATGAAGTGAAAGCATTTAAAAACCACATATTGCTACAtattatcaatataagaaaggaATCAGTTCATTTTGCTGTTTCCATCTGCATTTTGCTGAAGCTTAAGTTTtactgatctttttttttttttcaactgaaGCTCAAGTTCTTATAAAAAATACTGCCTGTTTACAAATGGCGCCAAATACACCTCCACTGGTGCAATACAGATTACATGAAGCGCCCACCTTGTTTGCTTTAGTTCTGTCTGTGCTATATTTAGCATGCTTGAGCCATCCCCAGGCAAGCCTCTTTTCAGCGTCCAGACTTGGCACCATCCAGCCCGACCTGCAGTAGACTAGAAATGTGTTGTGCTTGGATGCTGTACACTTGGCGCTGAATAATACTGAGCGCCGAAAGTTCAGATGCTGGGACACTTTGACACCAGCTCCAGTACCTATGCCAGATCGTATATTGCAGGTGCTACATGACAGTCAATCAGCACCTGACGTGTGGACCCGGTGCACCATAGTGAGTCAATCATAGGGTGACACATTGTCATTAACCCTACATGGTGCTGGACTGGACTTGCTTGTAACCCGGGGTTACATGTCTCCCTAGTAACccaaagctttgtggggcccaccatgatttttgtgttatatccatccattttgtcagctcattttaggacataggtCAAACACCAGggagatccaaaacccaagtgggccatatcacaggaaatagtggggatggaaatacccactattgaaaccttcttggggcccaccgtgatgtttagaagccatccaatccattcataaggtgattctcactcagatgaagagaaaacacaatccAAGATTTCTGTGACCTGGGACTAAGGCATAAACGGTTGGCGTTCAGTTCTCattcgtggcccacttgagtttggatctccctgatgtcctaaaatgagtggaTGAAATCGATGGACAGAGTGAATATAACACAAACATagtcatgggccccacaaagctttggGTTACAGGGAAGCCAAGTAACCCCCGGTTACATGCAAGTTGCCTCTCATGGTGCTGAACTGCGATGCTCTCCACTGACATACAATTGATATAAAAGGACTAGGGGTCCACATTCAAGGCACTTGGCTATTCAACATCCTtgcactcttttctcctctcattGTGGGCTTACACATTGAATATAGGTGAAGTGGTGCATGGCCAATATGAGTCTACGGACATGAGCATAATATCTTGTACGGTGGGCTGCTTATGTTAGTTTACTAGCTAGTCCATTGTAACTCAACTCAGAGCTGTTGCATGATCCTGACAACGGATGCCAGCCGCCACGTATCTGGCGCTGGGTACTAGATGGCTAATGCCATGTGGCACACGACTTGCGTGTGATGCCACACATATGGCACTAGGAGTGCTAGACATGGTGCTCTATGTGCTACCCCTTGATCTAGAGTGCATCAATGTGCTCTGCCAATTGTCCCATCTTTGAACATTTATTGTTAACATTTAACCCCAACACACTGgttcctttaaaaataaaaaaaaaaaattttaaattccaCCACATTGGCTCTCCAATGAGTCCTTGAACAGGGCCTCACCCTATCTAAACACATCCCATCTAGTGTTCTAAATCTCGCCAGTAGTATCTATATTGTCGGTATCGCTAGGTCGATGATATCAATTCCATTGGAAGTTGTTGCTTTACCAAATGTCATCAATATCGATGATATTTCGACATGTATCGATATTTCAAAGCATCGCCCTTATTGCTAGTAAAAAAGTTTCTAAAGGTTGCTTGTATTgacgataatatcgctgatacaaGTGACCCTCTTTCTAGTGACTGCGTGCATCCATAAATATGTGAAaagtcaagaaaaaaaaaaatccaaaaacaatGAAACTGTTTCATGAAAGATgtatccatttttttatttttatttttattttttatggtgaaTGTTGATGAATGATGTGTTgcgatttttaataaaaaaatattttttttttggagttctaaaattatgaaaaaatgaaaaaaaaaagtctacttttaaaaagtaattattttattttataagtaTGTATACATATATGGATGGATGTGTTGTGCATGTATAGATGGATCATGGCTGCATGCATGGATTGATGTATCAGTATATGTATGcatgggtggatggatggataagcATGTATGGATCTATGTATGCATGCATTGGTGGGTGGATGTATtagtgtatgcatgcatgcatgcacgtatGGATGGATAAATCATGTACttgtgtatgtatgtgcatggatGGATAGATCATGTACTTGTGTATgtatatgcatggatggatggatggctagatggatggatggctagatggatggatggacggctagatggatggatggttggatggacgcctagatggatggatcatgtatgtgtgtatgtatgaatggatggacggtgtattagtgtatgtatgcatggatggatggttggatcatgtATGTAGAtgtatgaatggatggacggtgtattagtgtatgtatgcatggatggatgtatctatgtatatatggatggatggatgcatgaatgGGTGGatgacttattattattattatttaaaaacaaCTTTAAGTGATTATTGTGTTCCTAATGTTTTATTGGtatgaaatgaactcattttggttactattgcaCTGATTTtttacgacaacacatgctttaggcccctattaaataaaaacttgttatgtatgattctttttgtaatttttgattcctaaatatgtaaatgtgtatttagcatctcttgaagtttcactgagaaTTTCCACCGTTTACCCCATCTTTCCCAATGTTTCTCTCAGCATTATGTTTCCAGGTATCGGCGATTTGGATACGTGTTTCTGTATCCCCAGTCAGcgatacatgtaatgataccaATACTATGAAAACTAGCCCTACCAGGATGATTCATGCCTGAAGAATCATCATCCTAATTATGCAAACACCTTCCCGACAAGGACTTTTCCCAATAGTCCCACTTGGACTCGATCTTCCATTCCCACCGGACAAACAACCTGTGCACTGCCATGATCCCACTACGGCTGCTTCACAGCCAACGAGAATGTCTCTAAACTTTACAAATAGAGGCACTTGGGTGCTTCACAGCTAAGGGTCATTTCACGCTTTGTGGATACTTTGATGTTGCTACATTCTATTTTAATGAGACATCTTAACCCCCAACAGCTAACAGATGTGCATGATGCACAGCTAATAAGTTTGCTTTGTTGCTCAATGCCTGACAAGATCTGACCAAATGCTAATTAGCTACATCAACTAGGGACTTGACATCAACAATCTTCAATGTGCAGAGCTATATGAGATTAGACTAGGTTCATTAGATCACCCCAGTTGGTGCACACTGCACTATCCACAGGCACTTGTATAGTGCTGCTGTATATTTGGTTTTCCATCTTAATCAATGGTTTTCTCCAAATGAGATGTAATACTGGCTTGTGATTGTCCCAATCAGGAATTTGTGCTTTGACCACAATTAATAAATCTCCTCCGAAGGAGAATTTTGTCAGATTGGGTGTTGCCTTTCTTGTGTGTTGTTTATTCCAACTCTGCAGCATAACAAACACTCAGAATTTGTAAACAGATTTCTAGCATGCTTGATGGAACACATTGTTGTCTGGCTTTCATTTTGAGTCTATGCAAAGCGTGTTTACAAGAGGGGAGAAATTAGTGTTGGTAAATGGAGTCTGCCTTCAGCTGGTATGGAATCATGGTTGTTGTATGGGAGTCATCAACATTGGGTCTTGTTGCTTTAATAGAGGAGCTGCTAGGTTAGTACCCTTCAGATAGTGGATTGGGAGTTGCCAGATGATAGAGAGCTGTTGATGCAGGACAgaatgatctaacctaatatgataccatgaaattaaaagacagaTTAACTAGAGCAATTGAAAAGATATTTTAGAGTTGCACCCCTTATTCAACTCCCATCTTCCTTTGAACTCTTCACAGCCTAGCATATAATCAACGGAGAACACTGTGTCAAGGTAAGCTTTTTTCCTTGCCTATTTTGCAGTGCCTAGAAAGAAATACCAATCTCAAATGAATGAACTTGCTTGCGATGAGAACACTGTTTGCAGTTTGATGGACTTGCTTGTGATGAGAACACTGTTTAGAGTTTGATGGACTTTCTTGCGATGAGAACTCTGTTTACAGTTTGATGGTGTTTGATAAACATATCTTGTAACAGGGATACCACTGTTTGCGTGCAACGATTGGCGAAGGAATTATAGAGACTCCTTACGAGGCTATTTGGTCTGAAGTGTTTTATTTTGAttgtcctttttcattttttggggtGAGACTGAGATTAATGAAAGTGGTTTCATGCCTCCTAAACTTCTCTCACAAGTGAAATCCCTTCAACATTTCCACAGGCTAAAACTTTCGATAGAAACTGGAATTCAAGCTTGATCTCCACCTTGTGAAATGGAAACCTCTAAGCAAGTGGTTCTTTGCCTTTATATCTCTAAGCATGATCTCCATCAAAGCACTTTTACCAAGGTGAACTCATCAGCTAGTTACCTTCCTAAAAGCCAATGAATCTTGTTCAAAATTCACAGTTTTTGTCTCTGAAGCCTCACAAAGGACAAGTATCATCCGCAAATTGGAGGTGCAAAATGGAAACTAGTGGTTCGCTACCTTAGAATCCAAAATCAGACCAATTTCGTCTGTCTTTAGGAACAACTTGCTGAAGACTTTGACCTCAATGGAAAGAAGAAAAGCGAAGATAGTGGATCATCTTGTCTCATGTCTCTCAAGCTTTGGAAGAAACCAGTTGACGAGCCATTGGGGACTaaaagaagatgctttggagtgCCCCTCCTTATCCAACTCCTCTCTCTTTGAACAGGTTGCATGGCTTCTGAATGGCCTCGAATATAATCAACAGATTGCATTCCACATGATAACTAGCTTCTTCGCCTATCTGCCTAGAGTGAAATTCTGTTCTCTGAAATGAATGCCCTCATTTTCTATGAGAACACCATCTAGAATTTGATGGTTGTTGATAAGTACATCTTCTAACAGGGTTACAATGTATGCACAGAAAGATAGATCCGATTTGATCTTGGCATACTCACGAGACTGATTGGTCCAATTTTTTTTATTCCGAAAGCACTTTTTATCCTTTTGTGATGTAAGTAATAGAGGTGGTATCATGCCTCTAATTTTAATTCAGTCACAGTGAAATTCCTTTGAACTTCCATTACCTCAAACTTTCAACAGTCACTGTAAGTAAATCCATCTGGAATCATAATATCCATCCTACCCATCCCTAAATGAAATTGACTGTGTCTACACATTTCAAGATAAAGAGGCCAAAAAGCAGACCGAAACAGGCGTAATAATACAAAAATCCTACCGAAAACTATGCCACTACTGATATTATATAAGGTTGTCTTGGTTTCTGTAGTTTATGCGATGCCTCTGGATTCTCTTTGGACCTATGAACGTGCCCCACCATAGATATTAATTTCTGGGCAGAGCCAAGTTTATGTGAATTCTTATTAGTGTCATCTCAACGAAGTGGGTGTTAGGGAAGGTATACTTTTTCAGGTTTGTGCAATTTATCTTTTTCAGGTTTGTGCAATTTATCTTCTGATTTGGGTTTTAATTAGAAGCGTTTTATGTAAACCTAAAATCTTTCAtctcttttatcttttattttttattatttcgaTAGGTCTACATAGACTGATTGGTCTAGAATCCTTTCTTTTATGCAAGCAATGGAAGTGGTATCACACCTCTATTTCAAATTTCTCATGAGTAAAACTCTACTCACATTAACTCAAACTTTCAATAGGCCGTCTGGAATTGTATTCATCCAGTCCAGCCCTGAATGAATGGACTGGGTCTACTCATTTCGGGAAACAGAGGCCACAGAGAACAGGTCAGATAATACTCAAATATCAAAACTTATGATCTATTAACTCCAGGGTCTGAACCATTTGCTCTAATGCTCTGTGCACTAGTTTTGTGCCCTAGCAGTTTTTAGATAAAAGGGCCCACGGCATTGAGGTCATGAAACCAATCCTGGCTTACCTCCACTGATAGGATTGCTCTGTCCAACTATGCATCTTCAcgccatttgatgcatgttggaaagtttttatttttacttcCTCAATTTAGGCTGCATTTGCAACACACAAGCGAATTgaattctgaaaattcataagAGTTAGTGGTGTTTCCATTGTGAAGGTAATGCCAATGTAATTCGAGCCTACTCTCAATGAGTGCTTTTCCACTTTATTAGACTAATAACTGCTACTCAATTGCAATATTTCCAAATTCATCCTTGATGTTTTTAATCTATAAACATGAATTCGGGTATTTAGCATTTTACATTACTGATTAAGTGCTGCCCACACTGATTGGATTTGACTTTAGGACAAGGATGGATCTCGTATGGAGGGGCCGAGCACCTCAAGTGTGGTGGACGAAGAATCTCTTGCAGacgaggatgatgacgatgaatTGGACCTGGATGAGTTAAACGAATTGGAAGCAAGCTTGTCAAGAACGTCTATCCAGATACGTGAGCCAGGCATAGAAGCATCATCTTGAGAGA belongs to Magnolia sinica isolate HGM2019 chromosome 8, MsV1, whole genome shotgun sequence and includes:
- the LOC131253151 gene encoding zinc finger CCCH domain-containing protein 11-like, coding for MPPKQQASKADLAKKQKVVEDKTFGLKNKNKSKNVQKYVQSLHQSVQPKPDASKAAAKKKKEEEKAREKELSDLFKIAVSQPKVPVGVDPKSILCEFFKAGQCTKGFKCKFSHDLNVQRKGEKIDIYSDKRDEETMEDWDQETLEKVVESKKMEYNQNKPTEIVCKFFLEAVEKKQYGWFWVCPNGGKECHYRHALPPGYVLKSQMKALLEEETEKISIEEEIENQRAKVATSTPITPELFMQWRNKKMEEREAGLAVLRAERAKNDRMSGRELFLSDASLFVDDAEAYEKYQREEQSDVTEDKDKDGSRMEGPSTSSVVDEESLADEDDDDELDLDELNELEASLSRTSIQIREPGIEASS